The following are encoded in a window of Thermodesulfobacterium geofontis OPF15 genomic DNA:
- a CDS encoding DUF503 domain-containing protein, whose product MVVGIAKIEIFFPEPNSLKSKRKILKALIHKLESQFKKISLAEVDGHDLWQKTTLGISIVGKDQKFVDSKLTSILNFIKNDGNIEIIKAEIDFISY is encoded by the coding sequence ATGGTGGTAGGGATAGCAAAAATAGAAATCTTTTTCCCTGAGCCAAATTCTTTAAAATCAAAAAGAAAAATATTAAAAGCTCTTATCCATAAATTAGAATCTCAATTTAAAAAAATATCCTTAGCTGAAGTTGATGGTCATGATCTTTGGCAAAAAACAACTCTTGGTATAAGTATAGTTGGAAAAGATCAAAAATTTGTGGATAGCAAACTTACTTCTATTTTAAACTTTATAAAAAATGACGGAAATATTGAAATTATTAAAGCTGAAATAGATTTTATTTCCTATTAA